CGACCAATGCTTGTGACGTCGTTCCAGAGCTTTGTGCTCCCGTCGGATTTCCTCTCAAATAATCGATCTTATCCCGCAAGGCATCGCGGGAACCACAACGATTGCTTTGAAAGGAAATCGTTATGAACACTGGTACTGTAAAGTGGTTTAACTCCACCAAAGGCTTCGGATTCATTCAGCCTGACAATGGCAGCACGGATGTCTTCGTGCACGTGTCTGCCGTAGAGCGCGCCGGCATGCGTTCGCTCTCGGATGGTCAGAAGATCACTTATGACATCGTCCAGGATCGCAAGTCCGGCAAGAACTCTGCTGAGAACCTTCAGGCGGCGTAATAAGGTCATTCGCACCGCTGACCACGGATGTACTGGCAGCAAAGCTGAATGACTGTGAGAGGTCGGGTTCATGCCCGGCCTTTTGTTTTTCTCGCCATAGAGATTGGCAATCGTAATCTCCGAAGCGTCCGCAAGGATGGGTCCAGTTTCGACCGCTCCCCGAGCGGCATCGCAGGCAGTAAATGACAAAGCCTGCTCAAACGGCGAGGCAGGCATGTGGCAGACATAGTCGCCGTGTCATAGGTATCGCTGTCTTTCCGATGGCTTCACCCAACCGAGAGGAGGACGCGATGTCTTCCAACGAGTATTCCGGTTACGTTTCACAAAATCTGGCTCGTTCCAGTCCATTCGGATATCATGAACAAGCGCCCCTTCGCGCGCTTCTTGAGACCGTGGTCACCCGGGCCGCTCAGCGAATCCTGCCCGTGGCGGCGATGAGTGCCTCTCCAAATTTCGGCATCGACGGAAAAACCCGCATGCGGACAATACTTCAAGGCAGGACGCTTCTACCAGTTTAGCAAATTTGCTTCGAGACAAACGTCGACCCAAATCACTCCAGCTCAAACAGCGCCAACACTTATCGGGCGCCGAAGGATAAGCCCATGGCCAAAGGCCAAACGCGTAGCAACCGAGAAATCCGTAAACCGAAAAAAGACAAATCCGCAGCAGCGGCACCCGCGCCATCTGGCTCGCAGGTCAAGCTCACGGGCGGCCACACGGCGAGTGTCAGTAAGAAATAGCTGGGCGCTGTCACCCCCAATATCATCGCAAGGGGCGCGATATCGTGCTCATTCTTCGAGGACAATATGACAAACTACACCACCCGAAAATCCGCAGAAGCGCTGTTTCGTGCACCTGCCGCCGAAGCCGGTTCCAGTGCCGAAAAGCTCTTCAACCTTCGGAAAGCGATGCAGCTGCGGAAGCGACAACTGCGCGCTAGCGAACGAACCGTCCGAGATGCCGCCCGTCGCCTCCGTCATCCTGTCGCAACCGCGAGGGCGCAAATGTGACCCGGTTCGATTATACGGGTGGAGCTGGACTTTATGCCGGCAAGTCGAAAGCCGGCATAGTCGGCCCTCGCTATCGGCGGTTCGAGACAGCTGCCGAAGCCCTCCGTTTCGCCGTAGAGGACATGCCAAAAAGTCAGCAGCGTGGCTCAATGTTGGAGATTGACGAGGCGCGTTTTGATCAGAACCAGATTCGCGCGCTCTATGACGCGCCAGGCTACCCACTTTCACGCCGGATCGCCTGATCGGCGACAGGTCTGACTTACTCTTGGGACGCCGGCATAAGCTTTGATCCGCGACGCTCAGAGATCCGGGATCACCGTCGCGATCAAGCTGATCCGATAGGCCGTGGCTTTCCGTGTCCTATGAACTGAAAGCTGAAAAGAGGACTACGACATGACCGATCTGCAAGAATTTGCTTCGAGTTCGAATGGAGACAAGTGGTTCATTGGAAAGGACGCCGCGACCAGCAGGCTTTTCGTCCTCCATCGGGGGAATGCATCCTCTGGCGGCCACGAGACAAGTTCATCGGTCGATGCTTTCCTGAAACAGCAGCCCTTCGGTCCCGAGTGTGAGGCACTGGTCGTGTTCCTGGAGAAGAATAAAAAGAGCGAAGATACCGGAATTCGAGAGGATGCTGAGACGCCATCCCTGCGGCTGGCGGAGGAGTACCTGCGCCTCGGCGGGCGTCGGCGCGTGAAAGTCGACGACAACATCGTCAGCACGCGAAAGTGGGACGATGAACCAGCCATGGCATCGTCATTCTGGAAGGAGCATATCGAGCCTCTGGATGAAAAGCAGCGTCGGGAGGTCAAGCTGCATCTCCCATCGATCAGCGATGTCTGATCCGCAGGGCAATCGGGTGTTGTGATGAGTCCCGGAGCTCGGCAACGGACAACGTAGAGCCGTAGGCGTTTCGCCAGCTCAGGTCTGATGGAGTGGATTGGTTTGCACTCGTGCGGCGCTGACAAGGAGAGGGCATGCTGAAGCTTTCCATGCGACACCGCACGACTTACAGCCATCGCTTCCCGGTTCAGCTTTCCCCCAGTCGTCTGGTGTTACGTTCTCGTGAGGGCATGGAACTTCTGCTCTACACTCACGACATCGCGTTTCCACGGGAAGGCCGCTCGCCGACGGACGTCTTCAGAAATGCAATCGATTATGCAAAGCCGAGCGCGGTGCGCAACATCGGCGGTCGGGACGATCGAGGCGTCGGCACGGTGATTAACAGTGCGCTTCGGGCTGCTGGACTGATGCGTTGATGAGCCGGTGCGGCGCGCGGAAGTTATGCCATTGCTCTGTCTCAGGGGCAGCGCCCTCGCCATCAGCTTTTTAGGACCCGTTGCTATGCCGACGCTCAACATTCATCATCGTACGACTTACGCTTTTCGAGAGAAGGTGTCGCTGTCGCCGCACCGCCTTATGCTCAGGCCACGTGAAGGCCGCGAGCTCAGGCTGCTGAGCCATGATTTCCATTTCGCCCGAGGCTGAGTTGACCTGGTCGAACGACGTATTCGGCAATGCGATCGCCTCAGTGACATTCCAGACGCCCAGCGAAAGCCTTGTTGTGGACAGCATGGCAACCGTCGATTTGACGGCATCTGCATGGCCCGTCTTCGACATTGCGGTGTCGGCAATCAACTATCCTTTTCTGTACACCGACAGTGATTGGACTGATCTCGGTGCGCTTGCGGTTCAGCAGTACGAAGATATCGACGGCCGGCTTGCGACATGGGTTCGCGGTTTCGTCGCTGGCACGCCGACCGATACGCTGTCCCTCCTCAAGGATATTAGTCTAGGCATCGCATCCTCCATCTCCTACCAGAGCCGGGAAGAGGAAGGCACGCAGGCGCCGTCGACCACTCTCGATCGGGGTTGGGGCTCTTGCAGAGACTTTGCCGTACTGTTCGTGGAGGCGGGGCGCAGTCTGGGCTTCGGCGCCCGGATCGTCTCAGGCTATCTGTTCAATCCGGACAGTTCCCTCGTTGGCTCGACGGACCTGGGATCGACGCATGCTTGGGCGGAGGTTTTCGTTCCGGGCGCCGGTTGGATCACATTCGATCCGACGAACCGCAGCATGGGCGGCGCCAACCTTGTCCCGGTCGCCATGACACGCGACATCGCGCAGGCCGTTCCGGTCTCAGGGAGCTTCATGGGTGCGGCTGATGCCTTCCTGTCGATGGACGTGACAGTAGAAGTCAAAGCAGTCGACCCTGCACAAGTAGCGCGGCTTTAACGCTCGTCGAATCGGGCACTCAATGCTCGCGTTTCCAAGTTCCGCGGCTCTTGATGAGAATCGAACGTTGGGTCCGCATAGTTTATTGTCGGGAGGGAACGAAATTCCTCACGTTACCGCAAGGCGCCACGCCTGCTTTTGGTATTTGTTTCTGTTCCCTTGCTCTTTGATGGCGCCTTCTGTGTATCGCTCTTTTTAGATCGACCCCTGAGAAACAAGAAGCTTGCAACAAACAGACCGATGATGACGATATAGCCGCCCTGGCTCGAACCATTTCTTCCGCTGGTTTTTTCGTCGGACACTGTGGTTCTCGACGGTGCGGGTGGAGCCGAAAAGGGTAAGGGCTTCGGAGAAACAACCGCGGAATTCACATTAGGTGGATTCACGTCCGGTGTTGATGCGACATTCGCTGGCACGGTAACTGGTTGGAAATCGCTAGAAGCAGGAAATAACGCCTTCAATGAATCCTGCGTCACGATGCCAGACGGGGTGAGCCCATGCGCCCGTTGAAACGCTTGAAGTGCGGCAATCGACTTTGACCCCCAGATTCCGTCAGGCGCGCCGGCATCGAAACCTTGTCCAGCAAGCGCCTGCTGAACGTCTCGAACCGGCCGTATCTCGGCAAAAACCATGTGGGCCGACATCAGAAGCCCTACGCAAGCAATCGCGCCTGATGTGCAGGTTGCTTTTGTTGCCATCAGGCCTCTCCTCAGTGCACCGCAAGGTTTATTCGTCAATGCTCACATCGACTGACAATCATCCGCAACCCGAACGCCGACCCCTTTGATAGAAA
This genomic window from Sinorhizobium sp. B11 contains:
- a CDS encoding cold-shock protein, with the protein product MNTGTVKWFNSTKGFGFIQPDNGSTDVFVHVSAVERAGMRSLSDGQKITYDIVQDRKSGKNSAENLQAA
- a CDS encoding peptidoglycan-binding protein, with amino-acid sequence MATKATCTSGAIACVGLLMSAHMVFAEIRPVRDVQQALAGQGFDAGAPDGIWGSKSIAALQAFQRAHGLTPSGIVTQDSLKALFPASSDFQPVTVPANVASTPDVNPPNVNSAVVSPKPLPFSAPPAPSRTTVSDEKTSGRNGSSQGGYIVIIGLFVASFLFLRGRSKKSDTQKAPSKSKGTETNTKSRRGALR